The following is a genomic window from Desulfofarcimen acetoxidans DSM 771.
TTTTCTATAGAGGCAATTGTTATATCAATGAATACTGAAGCGCTAGATAATCTGCTTATGCTACTAAAGCTTGCGGGCATAAAGGTAAAGGAAGTGATATTAGGTTCACTGGCATCGGCTGATGCGGTTTTGAATGCTACGGAGAAAGAATTCGGTTCGGTTTATGTGGATATAGGCGGGCAAACCACAGCTATTGTTGTATACTCTCATGGCTTTTTACAGGATGTAGTGGTCTTACCTGTAGGCAGTAATTATATAACCGGTGATTTGGTCTTTGGTTTGGGCATATCTTATACCGCCGCCGAGTACCTGAAGCTTGAGCTGGGTTTAACACCGGTAAGGAATCTAGCAGAGGAAATAGAAGTCAAGAGTGGTTCTGAATTAAAGAGAGTATCAGCTCGCCTGATTCTTGATATTATTGAGGCCAGAATAAATGAGATTTTAGACTTAATCAAAAAAAATATAGAAATATATAACTGTGAGGGGTTAATAAAAACAGGGTTTGTTTTTGGCGGCGGTGGAGCCAAGTTGGCTGGTTTGGTTGATTATGCTGAAAAGCATTTAGATATGCCGGTTCGGGTGACAGGTCCAGATGCATATTTAGATGCAGGAACTAGTACCGAGGCTGTGAGTTTGGGAGTAATAGGATTAATTAGATTCCGGGAAAATCAGAGTTTATTGCCTGCCAAGCCAGATACTTCAAATATTCTTGGAACCGGCTGGTTGGAAAA
Proteins encoded in this region:
- the ftsA gene encoding cell division protein FtsA encodes the protein MLKYNDQLIMALEIGSTKTVCGVGKLSHAGRLSILGYHEESSISWRKGRIGDNELAIRFFRNIVEAVQHSTGGRPYVVHVGMANHELYITRQNFKHVFSETAHRISEEDICFVFQMLKALAARENNRIIHVVPTGFYIDNQLVKEPLDLSGKCFSIEAIVISMNTEALDNLLMLLKLAGIKVKEVILGSLASADAVLNATEKEFGSVYVDIGGQTTAIVVYSHGFLQDVVVLPVGSNYITGDLVFGLGISYTAAEYLKLELGLTPVRNLAEEIEVKSGSELKRVSARLILDIIEARINEILDLIKKNIEIYNCEGLIKTGFVFGGGGAKLAGLVDYAEKHLDMPVRVTGPDAYLDAGTSTEAVSLGVIGLIRFRENQSLLPAKPDTSNILGTGWLEKIKLWAVKK